The Apis cerana isolate GH-2021 linkage group LG2, AcerK_1.0, whole genome shotgun sequence genomic sequence TTAAACCTTTCAAAGTgcgcttttttttataaacatattactAATTACATAATCTATTTTACAGCCAAATTCAACAATCTCCGCTAAAATTCAACGCGTTTCTATTagagatatgaaattttttataacgtaAAAGCAATCATGTGATTGATAAAATGCactaaaataaacgaaatatattatatacatataatgtatatataatttgcgtAATGAACAACACGAGTTCCATTAAAAGCATAGTAACAAAATTCTCAAATCGcaacaatatattcaataaatcttCTCGgcactttttttcttatctcggTGCTCGAtggtaatattaaatcttatatatttgcaaattttttattagatcacACACGCATTTGATTATGACATGCTAAaggtaaaaacaaataatttgtcatggccaaaaaaaaaaaaaaaaagaaaaaaatacggcCTCTATAAAACCGCTTATATCTAAATTGGccaaaaaaggagagaaaaaaaaaaaaaaaaagaaaaaaaagaaataaaaaaaaaaaacaacttcAGCATCAGCAGATCAACTTTAAAATGCTTATAAAACACAAATTCAACGCGTTGAATTTGAGCAGAGGTCTAAAAACAGTAGATAAGTACTTTCGAGAATATTGgaaacatattacatattatctaTATCAAGTGGTGTCtaacaattaattctttacTATTAAGGGATTTATTACGCATGCATTCCCTTGTTTGTCGCCGCACAATGGCACGATTTTTGTCTCCACTGTTATAATCTATGAATCACCGAAGTATGCTTTCGTCTTAAAATTGTCAGACACAGCatcatagatattttaaactcTCCAGATATCTCCCATTCCAATTCATGCCATAGTATTTACaagtaaaataaacatatttgttGACTgcattacataaattttgtgCAATGTTTATCGCAGTTcttccttttatatttttcttttttatctatatcatatataaagaataactaaagtatataaactctgatttcattttataatgtttcattaattctaataCTCTCTGATTACgactttctcttcctctttctctcaaaAACACCCATACACATTCTGCACTCacgcgaaatttcattttctatatcacacatattcattttttctttctactgGATCTCatagtatttttaacaatGTTTAACAATGGCTTAGGCCTTTCATAATCCTTGCAAGGTATATCGATGTACAAATATCAGTCGTGCATATTTGGAATTGTACAACTATGAGTTGTAACTTTATAAcgtagtaaaataattttttcatttctatattaCCATTTCATAAATCATCTTTAGATTTAGAATGCAGACGAGTATTGTCTTTCCTTCTGAGAGAAGAAagctcttttttttcgaattaaatatttcgcgCGCGAAACAGTTACTTTatgtcattatattatttttttcattttgttattacacaagataatatgattaaatttttaagttgaGCTTTTAATTTACTAATGAGCGTTATCGTTACTAAAATACAGTAAATTCTTTATCACgcaaattttcacaattttatatgTCATTATCCCAATAGAACACAGATACTCGAACACACATTTAAGTCAACAGTAGTAATCTTGAGAAATATTCGatacgatatttcttttatatacaatataaagatattactgATATATGTACATCGACTCACCTTGATATGCCTGTCTAAGTTACCTGCACCAGGTTATATCAAAGTTTGAATTGCACTAAAGCCTTGCAGCACTTTACAACTCGCTAAAACTTGTACatcaacaatttttccaataaaaactttcctttttttcaatgaataatgATGTACTCATGTTGTGGAGTAAGGGGATGCATAGTATCACAGTTGGCACGTGGGCGCTAGCTACCACTACTGCTTACAGGCAGTGAATGTGGAGCTCCCATCGATGTAGGAGGAGCAGTCAATGgtcctataaaaatattctttatatattacttgctttataattaatatttaaaaaaatataaaatctcaaTTAATTCTCAAATAATTACCAGTTATATTAGGTGAAGATTCAGAAACAGGTAGTGGACTAACTAGACTGTTAGCACTCATAGGTGTAGAGTtagcttttaatttttgtctgACCTCCCTAATCTTTAATTGCAAACTTGTCTTATTAGGAAATATATCTGAATGTTTTGCTTGAAAAGTTGTAGTAGCTTGTGTTGAAGGAAAGTAACCATGttcttgaaataattgcattaCAAGATGTCGACGTTGTTCTAGTACTTTCCTGTGACCTCGTTCATTTTCACTTCTGCCAATTCCTACAGAATTTCCGGCACCTCCTCCAGGTGTTTTTGGTGTTCTGGGTGAACTAGCATCAACATCTACTAGATCAGTATTAGTTCTATATGCATCAACGTTAAAATCTGGACCAAAGAATGTATTTCCTGTCAACTTGACACTAGAAGTTGATTTTGGAGTAGCAGATATTGATGTATCTGATTCGATGTCATCCTCATTcactattagaaaaaattttgtattataatatttaaatttttaataaaaaattagaaaatatgtgctcttttataaaattattaaaatatttacttgtgGGCCTATGAGGTCCTTGCGCGGATTTTTTTCTGTAACTTTGCATTTGTATTGATGATTGTAAATTTGATGGATGTAAACCAGATGTTACTACTGAACCATGACCAGATGAACCCACTGTATTGATACTGATTGCACTTGGACTTTGTATATCTTCTGGTTTAAATTCTGGTAAGGATGAgaatttttcttggaaatttacTTGCTCCAGAActctatatacaaaaaattatatttttaattgtgaatttaaatttaaatttaaatttaatgataaaattcaaataatttttaatttttcatacctGTCCATTCCATCTTcgacatttttcttgaaaaaagaaCCCTTCTTGGTAGATGGTGACGGCGAAGCATgagattctgaaaaattttgttgttgttgtattTGTTCTGTAGCTTGAGATGTGTTCGTTTGTGGACGATTATCACAATGTTGAGAAGTCAAAGGCCCATGGTCTCCTGCATTTGATGTGGGAGGCAttgctataaaaaataaagaatgtatatatatatgtatatttatatttcatttatatttattatttaaaataattattaatatatcattaatatatcatgaagttgataaaaatatacccATTGACTGTCTCCTTTGTAACGGTGCTCGACCAAGTTGTGCTGGAGTTGGAGCAAGCATAAAAGGACCTTTACTTGGACCTATATCATTAGGTTGTGTTTCATCCAtagaatatgatttatttgtggGAATTTCAGTACTACCATGATTACTAAGAGGTGTATGAGGAGTATGTGGAGTAGATGGTTGTTTATGTTTATCATTTGTAGcagataaaagaatattcacagtatcttttctttcttgatCAGATTTTACATTAGttactgaaaaaatataaaaactatctttaattcttattcaaaatatatataatattattaaaacttatatatataaaaaatatgatttaccATAAAATTGGGCATGATTGTTTCctatttgattttcatttttttcgggTTCTGCAAGACGAGCTATTGGATGACCGATTCCTCGATAAGTTGATGTAGTGGAAGTTGTTGGAACTGAATATGGTTTGGTCACTATTACACTTTGGGTTTCCATTTTATTGCCAGAAACTAAAGCTTGGGAAGATATATTACGATTGCCagcatctataaaatataatttgcattatatttattttatacaaatttttataaatatatttttatataatataaattaataaattgtaatcattttaatattgaaaataatattagaaaaagttataataaatatataaatatcataaatagtaattataaataatattttattgcaatatttaaaaaagagtaaaatctcgaaataattatacaaaattaattatatataaatatattctgcaAAAACTTACCAGAAATAGGTATATGAAATCCACAATACATCCGGGAATGAGGTGGTGTTGGACCAAGATACTGTGATCCCTGCTGCGGTTTGGAAACAGCCACCAAATCGTTATCGAGCAATGTTAGAGTGAACGATGGTTGATAAGGGACAGCTGAAGTAAGGGGGCGAAGAATAGTGCCTAAAGACTGCAACGGCTGCTGTTGTTTAAACAGAGCCATCATAGGTTTCGATCCAATCTGTCAGTTAAACTTTTGTAGTTTAATCTTTGAGTTTATTCGCATGTGTTTACATAGCACCTTTTAGAAAAGCTTTAAGAGTTCGCTGCTCCCTCAATTCAggttttaattggaaaatagaagaaaaaaaaaaaaaaaaaaagaaagaaagaaagaaaagaaataatattgcagCAAGGTAGTGTAGGCACGTGCGAATAGCACTCGAATTATACTTAAACTTTATAGTAACTATTCATACCTTATATTCAGACagtagtaaaaaataatcatttatgagataataaataattgattgtttgAGTGTaggcaatataattatatttgttaattcaaaaaaatatgaaaattactaCTTATCCTTCActcaaacgaaataaatataaaacttttaagtaTTCACACATGCCCGAATGAAAAGGATTATTTTACAGGAtattaggaaaataaaatattttaaaagttttaaaattatataattcaatgaatTCATTATATAGGTTCGTCTGGACCATTGTAGGTATGTATGTtactattatacatttttaataatttatatatttataatacttacaGAATGTAATACCGGAGCAGCCGTAAATTTAGGtatatttcttccattttcatGAATGCTTGCTACCAAATTACTCATACTATATTGAGTACTATACTGTTGTTCATTTTTTACTGGTTCTGGTTTAATAACTTTTGGAGATATTGGCATAGTTATAAAAGCTCCACCTGTAGGTTGAAAACCTGATACTCCAGTTGGATTAACAGGACTATGATAAGGATATGTGCTGGGTAAAACAGAAACGCTTCCTCCTTTGTCCATAGAAGTATGATGATATTTCGTCGTAGTTTCAATGCCTGTTGAAGGTATTCGTGCTAGACaaacagaaattaaatttactatacTGTACTATATTGTTAAACATCATTgttgatttttatgtaatcaaatattaaaacaaacctTTTATCGGTTTAGGCCTACAGGTTATTTCTTGTTTAACATTTATTGCTTCTCTCTTCTGACCAGTTACTGGTGAGAACCGTGATTGCatataacatttcttttcaGTGTCTTCATCTTGTACATCATTATCACTATCTGTCAATTTATCTTtgcattttaaatctatttcagGTTGTGGATCTTCGCAGATTACCATTTGATCTTCGTCTGACGCATTACCATCTTCGTCCTGTTTTAAATCAGATTCTGTATTTTCAACTGGTAAAGGCATTTCCATTATTCGATGTGTATGTGACTGATTAATaacctaataaaatatataaatatattatttagcataaagaaaaattaaaatatttaaataacatagattaaatttacctCAATCGTAGGAGCTTCATTATATACCGTAGTAACGGGAACAGTAATTTCATCTGTAGCTCTTGGTGTTAATGGTACATCATCTGCTGGTGGTCCCATATCCGTTTCTTCTCCAgtactatttaattttcctcGAGATTCGCTACCTTTAAAACTTGTCGTTGAAGATTTTCGCCTATCTTTGCTACACCATTTCCAATCTGGATGTGCTTTAAAATGTGCTTCTTTCACTTCTGATGCAAGatcatgatatttttgtttttcttctggTCCTAAGGCATACCACCATTCCCCCAATATTTTAGATACAGTACGATTATCTTGATTCGGATGTCTTTGATGTACTACTGCACGATGTCGTTtagaaaaaatcataaatgcaTTCATCGGTCGGCGTATTCTATCTTTAGTctgtaaaatttaagatataatattattttaaaataaaaataataataataataataataataataataataataataataataataataataaataatattcttatcacATTATTCTTATCAAACTTACTTTAAGAGGACTCTGTGGTTCCTTGGAATGCAATGCACTAAGGGATTGACTGCGTCTCTTATTAGCATTAGCTTCGACTTCTGCAGGAGTTGTGGGTTCTGTTTCAAAAACAtcatcatcttcttcttcagcTGGAGTTATTGGATCTGGTCCTGGTCCAGATCCATCTTCACCAGGTGTACTCATACTAATTGGAATTGGAGGTGCACTTAATGGTGGACTCAATGCAGATGGTGGAGGACTCACTTCTGATTGATCCAAAACTGTTGTTTGCCAAGGAAAAGCtgctacaataaaatttttgtattaatcacAATGACTCTTTgattaattctgaaaataatagcgaaaaatacattattataatttactaaaacaaattattttcataaaggaGAGTGTTAGTATATAATagagattattttatgaataaattagcgaaatacatataattaatattatcttaaaatataatatattttaaataacttaaagatattataaaatttaatgaaaaataaaaaaaaattaatatcacttGTTCTCAAtcttaaagtaatattaaatattaaatactgaATCACTTAttctgatttaaataaaatgagataaaatatacaattcaatttacacattaacaattattattaacaaaaaatgaatcaattgCATTTGCTGTAAAAtagataatgatatattttgtataattcatacttattcataaaataaattacaaaaattataaaattattaaaatatttattatatttatataaattcatttttttaatattattataattatataatattaaattctaataatataatatattataaacaataacaatataaaaaatgtttaaattattatccatattgttattattaaatttttctactaaaaattgatataaattgatatagaaattattgatatagatataaataagttatttaaattattaatataaaataacaaaatatcaatattcttttaacaatCTTATAaagtaattcaataattttataatataaaaatatatttaatatttattaaatgaaaattactttttatttaattacttaaagtaaatattataagattgatcatatatatcattgacatattttacaataaatattagaataataatatattttatttgatagttAAAATTCAAACCTTTTTTCCAGTTGCGACCTGCATTATTCAATAATGATGGGGGATGGGACTGGTATGCAGGAGGAACATCATGACTACCAtctgtgaaaattattatttaatcaaatccgttaattaatgtaaaatgataAGATAGTATAATAGAaaacgcaataataataaacgcaatcataaataaaaattatataaaacaacaattttttatctaatattaaattatgtaataaaatatatttaataataatctgccaattaaaaaataaaaaattacaacaatcattctaaaacaaaaataaaaatcaagtttaatcgtataaaaatatattaaaatagttaagAAATAATGTTTACAAAATAATGATTCTGAAATCCATAAACTTACACAGAACtccattatttttagaattttcttctctaGATGATTGCGTTTTAGGAATCTGTACCAAATGCCCAGGTTGTACAATTACATGCTGGAAGACACTTGTTGGAGTAGGCGGATTTGAAGCTTCAGTAGTTGTCATTACAACACTCGTAGGGGGTGGTTGTGTTCTTTGCATATCCATATGAGTAGATACATGTGTAGCCACTTTATTTgcctaataataatgatatattttatttccatttattattagatatattttttatatttaatactcgTAATCAAAgtgaagttaaataaaattattaataaaattattaagattgcTTACTTGTAAAACGGATAATTTGTCGACATGGACGGATGAAACAGCAGGTGATTGCGGAGGCTGACATTGCGTTTGATGTAATGTTGCTGGAAGTTGACCTAAGTGATTCATTAATGCTGGTCTATATTTATCATCTTGATTAGTTATATGGCCTGCTGCAGATACGTCcatactattttttatcacaagatactttttttcatGTTGATGCTGCATCACATAAATTGGCTGATTTTGCGTTTGTGGTTGAGCATAATCAACAGGTTGTTCCAAAGGCTTATGTAGAAGAGTCAAATTTTGTGGTGTTGATGTAGATAGTGGCATATGAGGTGAATGAGATGgttttaatatttgtgaatTTTGTTCTGAAATTTCAGAATGATTAGGAAAACCATTATTCGTTGTAAGTGCATGTTGAAGAATGATGCCTTGTTGTTGTTGAGCTATAGTCGTCACAACCGATGGATGCCGCGGCGGTGGGCTTTGTTCTGACCATGATGAAGTTAGATTGGATCCTGGTATACCACGACTTACAGGAGAGATTCTTATCACGCTTGTTCCTATACTAGCAGGAACTGGGGCAGTTGGAGCTGAACGATTCGATCTAACCACTCGATTCGGTTCAGGTTTTATCACTTGCTGTTGATATTGAGTAAGGAAAGTAGATTGAGTAGGTGAATGTTTCCATTTCGCACCAGGCGAGATTAATGGAGTAGCATGATGAGCAGGACTTGAAATAGGCATAAACACATTGTTTTGATTCAGTCCCAAGGGTGGAACTGGAGATTGATTGATACAAGGAGATATCGAAGATTGTCCCGTTGGTGAAGAGAAAGCTGGTGTTGCCGATCTAGAACTTCCTAaagaaactataataaaaaaatattaaaaatttttttaaattaaaaatttttaaatttcgtaaaatattaaaatttaagaatttaccAAGCATATTAGCAGCTTCAGTTTCATCTGGATCAAATCGACCAGCAATTCTTTTATCTCCATAATTTGGAGAAGTATCAGAATCTCTAGATGTTTCTTCACCATCCATTTTGCCactaaatatttccattatttaatatacaaaactattaaattattatatttaatcaataaaactatttttcttaCCCAGGAAAAGTATTTGTCGGACCTCTAAGACAAGATCCTTTCAAACTAAGATGACGAGAACAATATCCTCTTCGTTGACTTTCTTTGGAACATCCTTCTTTACTACAAAGTCTACGCCATTGTTtaccattaaatttttttctaactcCACTTGGTGTAGCCACTACATCaccttttttatatctatgtgGCGTTGCCGCCTGAgatctatttaatattgaataattcaatattaaatttataattcttctatattttttatttattaattaagtcatatattttatttaattagcaTTATTACCTGGGCGTGGCTGCTTGAGAACGAGGAGTTATACTGCGTTGTTCAACTAAACTACTGGTACTTCCTCGACTTTGCATGCTGCTTCGTTTACTGCTCCCTGACAATTTTGCATCTGTcagttgaatatatttatattattataatttttattaatataaataaaatataaaattagaaaatatggacgtaataaaagttattaaaaaataaaataaatattataaaaattccaagatattatttacaataaagttacaatattataatttataataataatattttctgaaaatttattccatttcattttattaagaataaagatttatttctaataaatattttattaaaaatttctacatttctatatttaaatacacaaTAGAATTGTGCATTATCTAACCTGCATCTGAAGGGAATGTAATATCTTCCCTATCTAAGTCATCTTCACTTTCTAAATCATCATACGGTCGACTTCCATTACTTAATGCTGTAGTGGCAGGATGTGCAGAAGTGCCTAAAGTCATGAGAGGACTAGTACCAGTCGTTCTATAATAACCACCTGTATCACTATGAGTTGATATATGAGATGTATGATGAGAAGTGTGATGAAGTTGCAAAATTGGCACTGCTGTTGGAGCTTCTGAAGAATTTCGATAGCCATGTTCtacgaatcgaaaaaataaaggatttacttcaataagaataaaatttcttaattaaaaaattacattaagtttttaattatattttatagagataTCCCATACCAATTCCTTCGACCCTTGCAGAATCACAGTCTTCTAGTCCTTCCTCTAATTCATCCCACCAAGGAGGTTGCACTAATCGTAGATCCGCACGTGTCACAACATAACTATCATTTCGATCATCTTCCCTTGATATTTTAACAACAAAACGCTTAGGATTTGATAAAATCTTGCACACTGTCCCTTTTACAAACACTTTAGCCGCATCAATATGATTGTTTGATGGACACTTGATACAAACTTTTGCATCTAAAGTCACTTGCCCAACCGAGGGGCTCGCATCACCTATCACATCGTACCTTCCCGCACCCAAAACGTCAGTATAACGCATTAGTTTTCTTTCTCCATCAAactcaatataaatttctccttGAACAACATTACGAATAACACCtggataataatatgaatccCTTAAAGCTAACACTCTGTGGTCGCGCCACTCACTGAGATCAATAGCAACAGGCCGAGGACGAGGACGTAAAGGTTCCTCTCGAACAGAATAATCCACTGCTGTACTTTGAGGTGGTAAAACTACCACTGAATGTGCCGAGGATacctaatattaaaatatcatgattaatacatatagaattatattttaaaatattatctcagtttgatgaaatatctttttaatgatttttagtgataatgttttcaaaattcctattatttataacttatcattttttattcaaagtataaataaaacaaaaattatcatgAATTGTAcgaacattatatttaaaaaaagaaattaaaattttttatatgtattttagaaaataaataaaatatattttctgaaaattatttattaagtatttatatatatgaatttataaaataattaataacaatttcattattaaaacatacatatatagagaTTCTTAAAtctaaaacataaattaaatttaagtttaataatttcataatcatttttctttttctttaatagatatcagaaataaattatgtacataaattatttattaaatatttatatatatgaatttataaaataattaataacaatttcattattaaagcATACATGTATagagatttttaaatctaagacttaagttaaatttaagtttaataatttcataatcatttttctttttctttaatagatatcaaaaataaattatgtacataaattatttatatatatatataatgtatatatatgtagatactatttatcaaataagaaaatataaattttttttagatagataaaatgttatgaataacataatttaactttcttatttcttcaaaatttgcataaaacttaataatttaaaaaaataataagatattttacataaattgtgTTCGCATTTTATTGGTAAACAAAAATtcatgttttcttttattgtatttttaaattatattttgaatcatattcgtatctaaataatattattatttaatattatatagtttatcatagagaaaaaaacttcttaaatatttatctttattcttaattttctcataatgtgtttcataatataattttttcaatagtgaaatcattttaaaaataaaaaatcattttaataatcagaaaagtatttaaaatcacaatatattacttattacatttttgattttaattcgatatttcatcaagatattatcttatagttaattctcttataaaattgttcttgCTATACGCACTTGATAACAATCTGATTCTTGTTGTTGCGGAGATTGCCGAGTTGCTGAAGTTGACTGTTGAACTAAACCTGATTGACTGAGTGGCATATTCGGTGCCCGTATGTTTACCATATTATTTACGGTTCTTGTTACATTGCTGCTTTTATCCATTTCCTCAAGCTccgataaatcatattttcgtttctttggAAGTTTCTTAGCACTGATCGTTGGATCAGACGGATCCCGCTGAGGAGGCACCGGCGGCGGGGGTGGTTGTTCCGGAATAGATTTCTCTTCAATCGAACTGCCGCCACCACCCCCGCCTGCTCCATATTGTCCGCCTCCAAGGGGATCCCGTTTTTCGTGCATCTCAGAGTGAGCAGTCAGCATTTTGGCCACCTCACGCTGCTCtgtaaattaagaataaaatattaaaaaaattttttttgggattcatttttaaacatttaaaaagattattctcttaacattatttttttataatctaaaaagttaaacaatttaaaaattaagaataaaaaggaataagaaagaaaatatagagaaataaatagattaaattccacatgatataaaaagtagatgtaagaaacgaagaattttaatttattttttatttatattataataatattattataaataataaagattttattatttaatagaattaaatatcaattgaatttttattataataataatgcaatatatattcaacttgaatataaaatataaaactgaattatttagaatataaattcctAATTGTTTACACGgatgattcataaaaataataatattcattgcgtttgtaaatattatgcaTGAATACTAAaatgaatagataaatataaaatttgattcataATCATTGatctatattcattaatttataattttataaaactaatataagataatattacatatataaatatttaagtatatatgcattttttttagctTAGTAACTGtaagtttcaaaatatacataaaaatattataaatagtaaatatataatagataatataattatcaatttcaaattaatgcattatttaattgctatttcatttcaattatcatcattgtttaaaatcttatataaaatatttttataaaatattaataatataaacaatataatcttgtgatattatctataaaaatattatctaaaaaaaatattacaaataaataatttcacatagaagtttatttttatctagttatattaataatattatatgtatttcaaacatttaaaattaagataaaagatattttccgaattatatgtttaatttcatttatacactaaaattctatatttagaatgtttgatttcataatatttaagtaatatttagtgttaagtaatattaagtattatttagTGTTACGACGTAACTGATGCTTCATTAAATCACCATTTcataatttccatttcaaataataacaattctttattttaattatcacctgtaataatttt encodes the following:
- the LOC107997543 gene encoding putative transcription factor capicua isoform X10; this translates as MLTAHSEMHEKRDPLGGGQYGAGGGGGGSSIEEKSIPEQPPPPPVPPQRDPSDPTISAKKLPKKRKYDLSELEEMDKSSNVTRTVNNMVNIRAPNMPLSQSGLVQQSTSATRQSPQQQESDCYQVSSAHSVVVLPPQSTAVDYSVREEPLRPRPRPVAIDLSEWRDHRVLALRDSYYYPGVIRNVVQGEIYIEFDGERKLMRYTDVLGAGRYDVIGDASPSVGQVTLDAKVCIKCPSNNHIDAAKVFVKGTVCKILSNPKRFVVKISREDDRNDSYVVTRADLRLVQPPWWDELEEGLEDCDSARVEGIEHGYRNSSEAPTAVPILQLHHTSHHTSHISTHSDTGGYYRTTGTSPLMTLGTSAHPATTALSNGSRPYDDLESEDDLDREDITFPSDADAKLSGSSKRSSMQSRGSTSSLVEQRSITPRSQAATPRSQAATPHRYKKGDVVATPSGVRKKFNGKQWRRLCSKEGCSKESQRRGYCSRHLSLKGSCLRGPTNTFPGGKMDGEETSRDSDTSPNYGDKRIAGRFDPDETEAANMLVSLGSSRSATPAFSSPTGQSSISPCINQSPVPPLGLNQNNVFMPISSPAHHATPLISPGAKWKHSPTQSTFLTQYQQQVIKPEPNRVVRSNRSAPTAPVPASIGTSVIRISPVSRGIPGSNLTSSWSEQSPPPRHPSVVTTIAQQQQGIILQHALTTNNGFPNHSEISEQNSQILKPSHSPHMPLSTSTPQNLTLLHKPLEQPVDYAQPQTQNQPIYVMQHQHEKKYLVIKNSMDVSAAGHITNQDDKYRPALMNHLGQLPATLHQTQCQPPQSPAVSSVHVDKLSVLQANKVATHVSTHMDMQRTQPPPTSVVMTTTEASNPPTPTSVFQHVIVQPGHLVQIPKTQSSREENSKNNGVLYGSHDVPPAYQSHPPSLLNNAGRNWKKAFPWQTTVLDQSEVSPPPSALSPPLSAPPIPISMSTPGEDGSGPGPDPITPAEEEDDDVFETEPTTPAEVEANANKRRSQSLSALHSKEPQSPLKTKDRIRRPMNAFMIFSKRHRAVVHQRHPNQDNRTVSKILGEWWYALGPEEKQKYHDLASEVKEAHFKAHPDWKWCSKDRRKSSTTSFKGSESRGKLNSTGEETDMGPPADDVPLTPRATDEITVPVTTVYNEAPTIEDEDGNASDEDQMVICEDPQPEIDLKCKDKLTDSDNDVQDEDTEKKCYMQSRFSPVTGQKREAINVKQEITCRPKPIKARIPSTGIETTTKYHHTSMDKGGSVSVLPSTYPYHSPVNPTGVSGFQPTGGAFITMPISPKVIKPEPVKNEQQYSTQYSMSNLVASIHENGRNIPKFTAAPVLHSQPLQSLGTILRPLTSAVPYQPSFTLTLLDNDLVAVSKPQQGSQYLGPTPPHSRMYCGFHIPISDAGNRNISSQALVSGNKMETQSVIVTKPYSVPTTSTTSTYRGIGHPIARLAEPEKNENQIGNNHAQFYVTNVKSDQERKDTVNILLSATNDKHKQPSTPHTPHTPLSNHGSTEIPTNKSYSMDETQPNDIGPSKGPFMLAPTPAQLGRAPLQRRQSMAMPPTSNAGDHGPLTSQHCDNRPQTNTSQATEQIQQQQNFSESHASPSPSTKKGSFFKKNVEDGMDRVLEQVNFQEKFSSLPEFKPEDIQSPSAISINTVGSSGHGSVVTSGLHPSNLQSSIQMQSYRKKSAQGPHRPTMNEDDIESDTSISATPKSTSSVKLTGNTFFGPDFNVDAYRTNTDLVDVDASSPRTPKTPGGGAGNSVGIGRSENERGHRKVLEQRRHLVMQLFQEHGYFPSTQATTTFQAKHSDIFPNKTSLQLKIREVRQKLKANSTPMSANSLVSPLPVSESSPNITGPLTAPPTSMGAPHSLPVSSSGS